The genomic window GGTCAACAAGGGCCGGATCGTGGCGTCCGGCCCGGTCGACGACATCGTCGGCGACTCGCCGTCGGTGCAGCTCGACGTCTCCGACGTGCCGGCCGCGACCCGGGTCCTGGAGGAGCTGGGCGTGCTCTCGGTCAAGACCGAAGGCACCAGCCTGATCGTCGAGATGAACGGCACCGCCCGCTCCGAGGTGGTCGCGTCCCTGGTCGGAGCCGGTGTCGGCGTCGACCGCCTGGTGCCGCGCCGGCGCCTGGAAGACGCGTTCCTGTCCCTGGTCGGCGACAACTCCCGAGGAAGTGGGGACCGATGACCACCGTCGAAGCGGCCGCGGGCTACAAGGCCTCGCGCACGTTGCCGATCTGGGCGGAGGTGCGCCGCCAGGCGTCCCGCCGCCGTACCCAGCTCAGCCTCGGTTTCATGGTGCTGCTGCCGGTGATCGTGCTGCTCGCCTTCGAGTTCGGCGGCGGCCGGCGCGACGACGACGGGGACGGCGGTGGTGGCGGCGCGTTCAGCAGCATGGCCGACCTGGCCACCTCCGGCGGATTGAACTTCGCCCTCTTCGGCCTGGCCGTCTCGGCGAGTTTCCTGCTGGTCGTGGTGGTGGCGCTGTTCTTCGGCGACACGGTGGCCAGCGAGGCGAGCTGGGGCAGCCTGCGCTACCTGCTGGCGATCCCGGTGCCCCGCGCCCGGTTGCTCGGCGCCAAGCTGATCGTGGCCGGCGGTTACTCGCTGCTGGCTCTGCTCCTGCTTACCGGCACCGGCCTGCTGATCGGCACGCTGCGTTACGGCTGGTCCCCACTCGGCAGCACCATCGCCGCCGAGATCTCCCCGGCCGAGGGTGTGCTGCGACTGCTCGGCATCACCGCGTACCTGGCCACCACGATGCTGGTGGTGGCCGGTCTGGCCTTCCTGCTGTCGGTCCTGACCGACGCGGCGCTGGGCGCGGTCGGCGGTGCCGTCCTGCTCTGGATCATGTCGACCATCCTCGACCAGATCGATGCACTGGGTGACATCCGCAACGCCCTCCCCACCCACTACACCGACGCGTGGATGGGCCTGCTCTCCACACCGGTGCAGACCGAGGACATGGCAAAGGGCGCGATCTCCGCGATCATCTACGCGACCATCTTCTGGGGGGCGGCCTTCTACCGGTTCACCCGCAAGGACGTCACTTCTTGATTTTGTACGAATAGGAAAAGCCCAGTGATCAGCGGCGGCAGATGCGGGCGGTCCTCCAGACCGCCCCCTGCCGCCGGGTCATGCATAGGGATATCGATTGACGGCACCGCCGCCAGCCGGTGACATGACCGTCGTGACAACCTTCCGGATCCGCCCCGCCCGCCCCGACGACGCTGAGGCGGTGGTCGCACTCCGCGCGCTCGTCTACCCGTACCTGGTGCGGAGCGAGGAGTCCACCCGCCGTCAGATCGCCGTGCCGTCGCCCGGTGAGGACCGGGCCGGCCTTGTCGCCGAGACGGCCGGTGAGGTGGTCGGCTGGGTCGCCGCGCTGCGGGATCCCCGTTCCGAGGACCGGGAGTTCGGGCGGATCTCGCAGTGCCACGTGAACCCGGCGTATCGCGGTCGCGGCATCGGCACGGCTCTGCTCGCCGAGGCCGCCGCCCATCTGCGCACGATCGGAGTGCGCCGGGCCGGGTCCCTGATCACGCCGGACGCGATCGGGTTCGCTGAGCGCCGGGGATTCCAGGCGTCGTCGCGGGTGATGCGCTTCTCGGCTCGTGAGCTGCGGAATCCGCCGTGTGTTCCGCCGCGCCAGGACGGGATCGAGCTGTGCTCGGTGCGGGACGTGGCGGAGGCGGCGCTGTACCGGGCCGAACTGGAGGCGACCGGTGACGTGCCCGAGGAGGTGCCGTCCGGGCCGTCGTCGTACGACACCTGGCGTCACGAGATCTGGGATGAGCCGGGACTGGACCGGGACTCCAGCACGGTGGCGCTGGCCGGGGCCCAGGTGGTGGCGTTCACGTTGCTCATGCGAGACGGCGAGCGGGTGTGGTCGGACATGACGGCCACCGTTGGAGACCATCGGGGGCGAGGGCTCGCGCTCATGGTCAAGGTGGCGGCTCTGCGCCGGGCGGCGGCCGGCGGGGTGACGGTCGCCTATGCCAGCAACGCCGGGGAGAACGCGCCGATGCTGGCCGTCAACACGCGCCTGGGATATCAGCCGATCGCGACCAAGGCCTTCTGCTCGACCGTGCTCTAGACGTACGAAATCAAAGGGTTTAGAGGTTTTCGGGGGAGCCCGAGGGGTAGGAAACGGCAGGATCGAAAGGAGGTCGCTCACACCTCGGGAAGACCGTATGGCGTTGGCGGAATCTCGTCGTAAGGTGTGGGAAACAACTGAATACCTCATCCAGAGGGGCAGAGGGATACGGCCCGATGAAGCCCCGGCAACCACCGCGCAGCAGTTCTCGATGACGAGAAGCGACGTGGCAGGTGCTAATTCCGTCCCCGTTCCGGCAGGTCGCCGCGGGGAAAGATGAGAGGAAACTCTGATGACGTCTGTCGTTGACGCACCCTCCAGCACCTTCACGTCGCCCGCTCGCGGCCTGATCTGTCGCGCCTGCAGCGCTGAGTACCCGCTCGCCGCACAGCACGCCTGTTACGAGTGTTTCGGCCCGCTCGAGGTCGCCTACGACGAGGCGGCGCTCGCGCGGGTGACCCGGGCCCAGATCGAGGCGGGCCCGCAGAACATCTGGCGCTATGCGGCTCTGCTGCCGGCCGGCCAGGACCCAGCCACCCGGGTGACGCTGAACCCCGGCATGACTCCGCTGGTGCCGGCTCCGGCCCTGGCCGCGGCGCTCGGCATCCAGGCGCCGCTGTTCATCAAGGACGACTCGCAGAACCCGACCCACTCGTTCAAGGACCGGGTCGTCTCGGTGGCCCTGACCGCGGCCAAGGAGCTGGGCTTCAACCGGTTCTCCTGCGCCTCCACCGGCAACCTGGCCAACTCGGTCGCCGCCCACGCGGCCCGTGCCGGGGTGCCGAGCATCGTCTTCATCCCCGCCGACCTGGAGCAAGGAAAGATCATCACGACCGCGGTGTACGGCGGTGAACTGGTCGCCATCGAGGGCTCCTACGACGACGTGAACCGCCTGTGCAGCGAGCTGGTGGAGACCGACGAGTTCGAGGACACCGCGTTCGTCAACGTGAACGTGCGGCCGTTCTACGCCGAGGGCTCCAAGACGCTCGGCTACGAGGTGGCCGAGCAGCTCGGCTGGCGGATCCCGGCCCAGGTGGTCATCCCGATGGCCTCCGGCGAGCTGCTCACCAAGGTGGACAAGGCGTTCTCCGAACTGGTCGAGATCGGACTGGTCGAGGCCCCCGAGGGTGGCTGGACCGTCTTCGGCGCCCAGTCCGAGGGCTGCAACCCGATCGCGGTCGCGCTGCACGCCGACACCGACGTGATCACCCCGGTCAAGCCGACCGGCATCGCCAAGTCGCTGAACATCGGCGACCCGGCCGCCGGGCCGTACGCGATCGAGGCCGTCCGCCGCACCGGCGGCTGGATGGACTACGCGAACGACGACGAGATCCGCGACGGCATCCGGCTGCTGGCGGAGACGACCGGTGTATTCGCCGAGACCGCGGGCGGCACCACCGTCGCGGTGCTGAAGAAACTGGTGGCGAGCGGCAAGCTCGACCCCACCAAGGAGACCGTCGTCTACAACACCGGTGAGGGCCTGAAGACCCTCGACGCGGTGGCCGGCCAGGTTGGACCGACTCACACGATCAAGCCGTCCCTGAAAGGCGCTCGCGAGGCTGGCCTGCTCGGATAGCAGAAAGTAACCGGCGAGAAGCCGGTTGTCGAAGATTCCCTCCTCCGAGGACTTGCACTCCGATCTCCGGATCGGCAGGATGCTCTCTGCGGGAGGATGCGACGCCGTACGAGGCCCCTCACCTGGACATTGGCGACAATCTCCGAGGGACCCAACGACCCAGCGCTGACCCATTGGGCTACGTGCCCGGAGGCGCTGTGCGTCCTTCCTCCCGACCAACTTCCCCGCTCGGCGGTGTCATCGGCTTCCTTCGGCGGCTGATGACCCGCTGCAGCGAGGGCCGCAACGGCAGCTCTTCCGGGTAGGCCCCGTCGGCCAGCCCCGCGTTCTTCTCGAACCAGTTGCGCACTCCGTAAGACCTGGTCAGCGCGATCGACCAGCCACACGCCAGCCAGTAAGCGGGCCAGAACAGCGGGCCGAGGAACGCGTACTGGCTCGCGTGCCGGCATTCGTGAGTGAACAGCCGGACCCGCCGCTCGTCCCGCTCGTCGAGCAGCCACTCCGCGGTCCGCTTCGTGATGATCACCGAGCCGACCGTGAAACAGGTCCCGGCCGGAAAACGGAACCGGTAGTTCTCGGCGATCAGCACCCCGTGCCGCCCACG from Actinoplanes derwentensis includes these protein-coding regions:
- a CDS encoding GNAT family N-acetyltransferase, giving the protein MTVVTTFRIRPARPDDAEAVVALRALVYPYLVRSEESTRRQIAVPSPGEDRAGLVAETAGEVVGWVAALRDPRSEDREFGRISQCHVNPAYRGRGIGTALLAEAAAHLRTIGVRRAGSLITPDAIGFAERRGFQASSRVMRFSARELRNPPCVPPRQDGIELCSVRDVAEAALYRAELEATGDVPEEVPSGPSSYDTWRHEIWDEPGLDRDSSTVALAGAQVVAFTLLMRDGERVWSDMTATVGDHRGRGLALMVKVAALRRAAAGGVTVAYASNAGENAPMLAVNTRLGYQPIATKAFCSTVL
- the thrC gene encoding threonine synthase → MTSVVDAPSSTFTSPARGLICRACSAEYPLAAQHACYECFGPLEVAYDEAALARVTRAQIEAGPQNIWRYAALLPAGQDPATRVTLNPGMTPLVPAPALAAALGIQAPLFIKDDSQNPTHSFKDRVVSVALTAAKELGFNRFSCASTGNLANSVAAHAARAGVPSIVFIPADLEQGKIITTAVYGGELVAIEGSYDDVNRLCSELVETDEFEDTAFVNVNVRPFYAEGSKTLGYEVAEQLGWRIPAQVVIPMASGELLTKVDKAFSELVEIGLVEAPEGGWTVFGAQSEGCNPIAVALHADTDVITPVKPTGIAKSLNIGDPAAGPYAIEAVRRTGGWMDYANDDEIRDGIRLLAETTGVFAETAGGTTVAVLKKLVASGKLDPTKETVVYNTGEGLKTLDAVAGQVGPTHTIKPSLKGAREAGLLG
- a CDS encoding ABC transporter permease — protein: MTTVEAAAGYKASRTLPIWAEVRRQASRRRTQLSLGFMVLLPVIVLLAFEFGGGRRDDDGDGGGGGAFSSMADLATSGGLNFALFGLAVSASFLLVVVVALFFGDTVASEASWGSLRYLLAIPVPRARLLGAKLIVAGGYSLLALLLLTGTGLLIGTLRYGWSPLGSTIAAEISPAEGVLRLLGITAYLATTMLVVAGLAFLLSVLTDAALGAVGGAVLLWIMSTILDQIDALGDIRNALPTHYTDAWMGLLSTPVQTEDMAKGAISAIIYATIFWGAAFYRFTRKDVTS